A genomic window from Sphingobacterium sp. BN32 includes:
- a CDS encoding regulatory protein RecX, translated as MEDQTGKTKVLTPLQAKRKAESYCAYQERAQQEVRDKLYSWGLHSNDVEQIISDLISDNFLNEERFAKAFVLGKFRMKGWGKIKIVQHLKAKRVSKPLIQIALREIDLDDYEAKLSELISKKVNVDVASLNLKEKAKLIRYLQSKGYENDLIFSKIKE; from the coding sequence ATGGAAGATCAAACGGGAAAAACAAAGGTTCTAACTCCACTTCAGGCAAAGAGAAAAGCTGAAAGCTATTGCGCGTATCAGGAACGAGCACAACAAGAAGTTCGAGACAAACTTTATAGCTGGGGGCTCCACAGTAATGATGTCGAGCAAATAATTTCAGACTTAATCTCCGACAATTTCCTGAACGAAGAGCGTTTCGCTAAGGCTTTTGTATTAGGAAAATTCCGAATGAAAGGTTGGGGAAAAATAAAGATTGTTCAGCATTTAAAAGCAAAACGGGTTTCAAAGCCGCTAATCCAGATTGCACTTAGGGAAATCGATCTGGATGATTATGAAGCTAAGTTATCCGAACTAATTTCAAAAAAAGTTAATGTGGATGTCGCTTCCTTGAATTTAAAAGAAAAGGCGAAGCTGATCAGGTATCTGCAATCGAAAGGATATGAAAACGATTTGATATTTTCTAAAATTAAGGAATAA
- a CDS encoding decaprenyl-phosphate phosphoribosyltransferase, with protein sequence MGNLIALIRPKQWTKNLFVFLPIFFAGQLGNQASLINCLLAFVAFSFAASAIYCINDVLDVEEDRIHPKKSKRPIASGAISIPTAIVICVVLVSLSFLIVYLFSTTNKMQQMFILACYVVLNLFYCFYLKKIAIIDVMTIATGFVLRLIIGGFAADVELTHWIIIMTYLLTLFIGFAKRRDDLVLQKNNGTILRKNTNRYNLEFINQVLCLLGGITIVCYIMYTVSPEVIARFNSPHIYLTTIFVLGGIVRYLQLALVDEKTGSPTEILIKDRFIQASLVLWILSFYLIIYLNG encoded by the coding sequence ATGGGAAATCTTATTGCATTAATAAGACCTAAACAGTGGACAAAAAACCTTTTTGTCTTCTTGCCGATTTTCTTCGCAGGCCAACTCGGTAATCAGGCATCATTAATAAACTGTCTTTTGGCGTTTGTTGCTTTCAGCTTTGCCGCGAGTGCCATATACTGTATCAATGATGTTTTAGATGTTGAGGAAGACCGTATACACCCTAAAAAATCAAAACGCCCGATAGCGTCAGGAGCCATTTCAATTCCTACTGCAATTGTCATATGCGTTGTATTAGTGAGTCTGTCATTTCTAATCGTATATCTCTTCTCCACGACCAACAAGATGCAACAAATGTTCATCCTTGCTTGTTATGTGGTTTTAAATCTGTTCTACTGTTTCTACCTAAAGAAAATAGCAATTATCGACGTCATGACGATTGCCACGGGCTTTGTGCTCCGACTAATCATTGGAGGCTTTGCAGCGGACGTTGAATTAACCCACTGGATTATCATCATGACTTACTTACTAACGCTCTTTATCGGGTTTGCGAAACGTCGTGATGATCTAGTCTTGCAGAAGAACAATGGCACAATACTTCGAAAAAACACAAATCGTTATAACCTAGAATTTATCAACCAAGTTTTATGCTTACTCGGAGGGATCACCATAGTCTGCTATATTATGTACACTGTTTCTCCGGAAGTAATTGCGCGCTTCAACTCTCCACATATCTATTTAACCACTATATTTGTGCTGGGAGGAATTGTGCGGTATCTTCAGCTGGCGCTTGTGGATGAAAAAACAGGAAGTCCAACCGAAATTCTGATAAAAGATAGATTTATACAAGCTAGCCTTGTACTTTGGATACTATCTTTCTACCTAATCATCTATTTAAATGGATAA
- a CDS encoding HAD-IB family hydrolase, whose translation MDKKLLELFDFDGTLTNKDTFVDLIKFQFGASKLLLGFGMYLPHLLLMKLKLYSNSKTKEKIFKHFFKGMDIHRFNKICQSYCDKRFAEIMRPSALTYIENSEAQKAIVSASIHNWVKCFAERLNIETVLATEIEIDKDGKLTGNFSSNNCHGDEKVVRIKTLEIDRPSYQITAFGDSSGDKAMLNYADKGHYNYFK comes from the coding sequence ATGGATAAAAAGCTTCTTGAGTTATTCGACTTTGACGGGACATTAACCAACAAGGATACTTTCGTTGATCTGATCAAGTTCCAATTTGGAGCCTCAAAGTTATTGCTAGGCTTTGGAATGTATCTACCCCATCTGCTCTTAATGAAACTGAAGCTTTATTCCAATTCGAAAACAAAGGAAAAGATATTCAAACACTTTTTCAAAGGAATGGATATCCATAGGTTCAACAAAATATGCCAATCTTACTGTGATAAGCGATTTGCGGAAATCATGCGCCCATCAGCATTGACATATATTGAAAATTCTGAGGCACAGAAAGCCATTGTATCAGCAAGCATTCATAATTGGGTGAAATGTTTCGCAGAGCGACTAAATATTGAAACTGTACTAGCTACGGAGATTGAAATCGATAAAGATGGAAAACTAACCGGAAACTTCTCCTCCAATAATTGTCATGGCGACGAGAAAGTTGTACGGATAAAAACATTAGAAATCGACCGTCCTTCCTACCAAATCACAGCCTTTGGTGATAGTAGCGGAGATAAGGCGATGTTAAATTACGCAGATAAAGGACACTATAACTATTTCAAATGA
- a CDS encoding EamA family transporter has product MKSYLISLILSISLGAVAQLLLKKAALLCTATQAIDKFKELSATPFLWGGLLCYGLSLVFWLDVLSKLELSRAYPLVSLGYIASLILGYFFLQEPITVSKVIGIALIISGVYFIAR; this is encoded by the coding sequence ATGAAAAGCTATTTAATCAGTCTGATCCTTAGCATCTCTCTTGGTGCGGTAGCTCAGCTCCTCCTCAAGAAAGCGGCATTATTATGCACGGCTACACAAGCAATCGACAAGTTTAAAGAGTTAAGCGCCACTCCTTTCTTATGGGGCGGCTTGCTCTGTTATGGCTTAAGCTTGGTATTTTGGCTAGATGTACTCTCCAAACTCGAGCTAAGTCGGGCATACCCCCTTGTCAGTTTAGGTTACATTGCTTCGCTGATTCTAGGATATTTCTTTCTTCAGGAACCGATCACTGTTTCAAAAGTTATAGGTATTGCATTGATCATCTCCGGGGTATATTTCATCGCTCGATAA
- a CDS encoding LacI family DNA-binding transcriptional regulator, which produces MIKKGFGIKNIAEMLGISVSTVSRALRDAHDINPETKEKVLKLAKELNFKPNKNAAALASGSTKNIGVIIPFITNYYFSTVISGIQEAAFQLGYNIILFVTNDEEEREKQLIENLDLASLDGLLISLSSNSSSIEHFETLIDGGLPLVFFDRVPNEINASKVMQSDYEGALLATSHLIRKGYKRIAHLAGPESLKFTQERLRGFLSALKQAQMPVHEEYIIHSGFSSQHGYADVQQLLALEELPDAIFAVNDRKAIGAIQALKDAKKLVGKEIGVVGFTNDPMCTVIEPNLTTVEEPAFQIGEQSCELLIKHIKNKDFEPRSVLIPCRLIERDSS; this is translated from the coding sequence ATGATCAAGAAAGGATTTGGAATCAAGAATATTGCCGAAATGTTGGGCATCTCTGTTTCTACCGTATCCAGGGCCTTGCGCGATGCGCATGATATCAACCCGGAAACCAAAGAAAAAGTGCTCAAACTGGCTAAAGAACTCAATTTCAAACCCAATAAAAATGCCGCAGCCTTAGCGTCCGGAAGCACCAAAAACATCGGCGTTATTATCCCGTTTATTACCAATTACTATTTCAGCACGGTAATCTCCGGGATACAGGAAGCCGCTTTTCAACTCGGATACAACATCATTCTGTTTGTTACCAACGACGAGGAAGAACGCGAAAAACAACTCATCGAAAACCTGGATCTTGCAAGCCTCGACGGGCTTCTGATCTCCTTATCATCAAACTCCAGCAGTATTGAACACTTCGAAACATTAATCGATGGAGGGCTTCCTTTAGTATTCTTTGATCGTGTCCCTAATGAAATCAATGCTTCCAAAGTGATGCAAAGCGATTATGAAGGGGCGTTATTGGCGACAAGCCATCTGATTCGAAAAGGATATAAGCGAATAGCACACTTAGCAGGACCCGAAAGCCTCAAGTTCACACAGGAAAGATTAAGAGGTTTCCTAAGCGCATTGAAACAAGCCCAAATGCCGGTGCATGAAGAATACATAATCCATTCAGGGTTCTCATCGCAGCATGGATATGCCGATGTCCAGCAATTGCTGGCTTTAGAGGAACTTCCAGACGCGATATTCGCAGTCAATGACCGGAAGGCCATCGGCGCAATTCAAGCGCTCAAAGACGCTAAAAAGCTCGTTGGAAAGGAAATTGGCGTGGTTGGATTTACCAACGACCCTATGTGCACCGTCATCGAACCAAATTTGACGACGGTCGAAGAACCGGCTTTCCAAATTGGAGAACAGAGCTGCGAACTCCTGATTAAGCATATCAAAAATAAAGACTTCGAACCCCGTTCGGTACTTATCCCTTGCCGTTTAATTGAACGAGACTCTAGCTAA
- the nagA gene encoding N-acetylglucosamine-6-phosphate deacetylase, with product MISIINAKIITPFRIIENGYVSIENGRIVAVEESTDWPKASSTHEIVDAQGLYLSPGFIDIHIHGGGGSDFMDNDVDAYLNIAETHARFGTTAMLPTTLTSEQDLLLETFEVYAKSLDKNEKGARFYGLHLEGPYFAMEQRGAQDPRYIRDPKPEEYEPILSKYKHLIARWSAAPELPGALTFGKRVCEEGILLALAHTDAVYDEVVKGVEAGYKLATHLYSGMSGMTRRNAYRYAGAIESCLLIDDIDVEIIADGTHLPEPFLKLITKVKAKNQIILITDAMRAAGTDVTESILGSKENGLAVVVEDGVAKLPDRKSFAGSVATADRLIRTMTKMAGVELKDAVHMLTVNPARILGLQHQIGTISKGLQADLILFDENIQVQKTMIAGRFVYEK from the coding sequence ATGATCAGTATAATTAATGCAAAAATTATCACCCCTTTTCGAATAATTGAGAATGGTTATGTGAGTATTGAAAATGGCCGGATTGTGGCTGTTGAGGAATCAACAGATTGGCCAAAGGCGAGTAGCACCCATGAAATTGTCGATGCGCAGGGGCTTTACCTTTCGCCCGGTTTTATCGATATTCATATACACGGTGGTGGCGGTTCGGACTTTATGGATAACGACGTTGATGCCTATCTTAATATTGCAGAAACGCATGCGCGTTTCGGCACGACGGCGATGTTGCCTACGACCTTAACCAGTGAACAAGATCTACTTTTGGAGACGTTTGAGGTATATGCAAAATCGTTGGACAAGAATGAAAAAGGAGCGAGGTTCTATGGGTTGCACTTGGAGGGGCCTTATTTTGCGATGGAGCAACGCGGTGCTCAAGATCCTCGATATATACGGGACCCAAAGCCTGAGGAATATGAACCCATCTTATCAAAATACAAGCATCTGATTGCGCGATGGAGTGCAGCACCGGAATTGCCGGGGGCATTGACCTTTGGGAAGCGGGTCTGCGAAGAGGGTATTTTATTAGCTTTAGCACATACAGATGCGGTGTACGATGAGGTGGTGAAAGGAGTGGAGGCTGGTTATAAATTAGCAACACATCTGTACTCAGGCATGTCGGGGATGACTCGACGGAATGCATACCGATATGCTGGTGCGATTGAATCCTGCTTATTGATTGATGATATCGATGTAGAGATTATTGCGGATGGAACGCATTTACCGGAGCCATTCTTGAAGCTGATTACCAAAGTGAAGGCAAAGAATCAAATTATTCTGATTACAGATGCGATGCGTGCAGCGGGAACTGATGTGACAGAAAGTATTTTGGGCAGTAAAGAAAATGGCCTTGCCGTTGTGGTGGAAGATGGGGTTGCTAAACTTCCGGATCGTAAGTCCTTTGCGGGAAGCGTGGCAACGGCGGATCGATTGATTCGTACGATGACAAAGATGGCAGGTGTGGAGCTTAAAGATGCGGTGCATATGCTTACAGTTAACCCTGCAAGGATATTAGGTTTGCAGCATCAGATTGGAACCATCAGCAAAGGCTTGCAAGCCGACCTAATTTTATTTGATGAAAATATTCAGGTTCAAAAGACCATGATAGCAGGTCGCTTTGTTTATGAGAAGTAA
- a CDS encoding sugar MFS transporter: MNAQVLDRRTTLISIGIIGTMFFVFGFVSWVNAILIPYFKIACELTNFQSYLVAFAFYISYLVMSMPSSYLLKRVGYKRGITIGFWIMAVGALLFVPAAYGRTYVIFLLGLFTLGSGLAVLQTVANLYITMIGEKERAAQRISIMGICNKGAGILAPLAFSWAILRPTDNELFKQIPLMDEVTRAQTLDELILRVVVPYIVVAAVLFLIGLFVKFSPLPEIENREEDKDAESKSGVFQFPNLVLGAVAIFLHVGTQVIAIDTIINYAGAMGLSLLEAKALPSYVLTATIIGYLMGITLIPALISQKRMLQICSIVGLILSLLVCLVSYQVHWFGHHLDVSIWFLAMIGVPNALIWAGIWPLALDGLGKYAKQGSALLIMGLCGNAILPMIYGLVADSHDVKTAYWVLVPCFSYIVFYAFIGHRFKSWK; encoded by the coding sequence ATGAACGCACAAGTTTTAGATAGACGCACTACCTTAATTTCCATTGGCATCATTGGGACGATGTTCTTTGTCTTCGGATTTGTATCCTGGGTCAATGCCATCTTAATTCCATATTTTAAGATTGCCTGTGAGCTGACGAATTTTCAATCTTATTTAGTTGCCTTTGCTTTCTACATTTCCTATTTAGTCATGTCTATGCCGTCGTCTTATCTACTCAAGCGCGTTGGTTATAAGAGGGGGATTACGATTGGGTTCTGGATCATGGCTGTAGGGGCCTTATTGTTCGTGCCGGCGGCTTATGGTAGGACTTATGTTATATTTTTGCTGGGCTTGTTTACCCTTGGCTCTGGGCTTGCGGTTTTGCAGACTGTTGCGAACTTATACATTACGATGATCGGTGAGAAGGAACGTGCAGCACAACGAATTAGTATAATGGGAATATGCAACAAAGGGGCCGGTATTTTGGCCCCACTTGCATTCTCTTGGGCTATTCTACGTCCCACAGATAACGAGCTGTTTAAACAGATTCCGTTGATGGATGAAGTGACGAGAGCACAAACACTCGATGAGCTGATTTTACGCGTCGTAGTGCCTTACATTGTCGTTGCTGCGGTGCTATTTCTCATCGGACTCTTTGTTAAGTTTTCGCCATTGCCGGAAATCGAGAATCGGGAAGAAGACAAGGACGCCGAGTCGAAGTCTGGTGTTTTTCAATTTCCGAATTTGGTATTAGGCGCGGTTGCCATCTTCCTTCATGTGGGAACACAAGTGATAGCGATCGATACCATTATTAATTATGCTGGGGCGATGGGGCTTTCGTTATTAGAAGCAAAAGCGCTTCCGTCTTATGTATTGACAGCAACGATTATCGGCTATCTGATGGGTATCACGTTGATTCCTGCGCTGATATCGCAAAAGCGCATGCTACAGATTTGCTCTATCGTTGGCTTGATCTTATCCTTATTAGTTTGCTTGGTAAGCTATCAGGTGCATTGGTTCGGACATCATCTGGATGTGTCGATTTGGTTCTTGGCGATGATCGGTGTTCCGAATGCCTTAATATGGGCCGGTATCTGGCCTCTGGCACTGGATGGTCTCGGTAAATATGCGAAGCAGGGGTCGGCACTCTTGATTATGGGACTATGTGGGAATGCGATATTGCCGATGATTTACGGGTTAGTAGCAGATTCTCATGATGTGAAAACGGCTTATTGGGTATTAGTTCCATGTTTTTCGTATATTGTGTTCTATGCCTTTATCGGGCACCGATTTAAATCTTGGAAATAA
- a CDS encoding 6-phosphogluconolactonase — protein sequence MNVEIFPDRESLGAHAGAKGAELIKEVIRAKGEANIILATGQSQFETLETLIKDKDIDWSKVRMFHLDEYIGMPITHKASFRKYLNERFVDQVGTLKEVVLINGEGNAQEECKRLGDIIRNYPIDVAFVGIGENGHLAFNDPPADFDVEDPYLVVDLDALCRQQQMGEGWFNSIDEVPLQAISMSIKQIMKSKKIICAVPDERKALAVKNCLTNEVSNLYPASILQNHPACYCYLDEGSASLL from the coding sequence ATGAATGTAGAAATTTTCCCGGATCGGGAATCTTTAGGGGCTCATGCTGGAGCAAAGGGAGCGGAACTAATTAAAGAAGTTATCCGTGCTAAGGGCGAAGCTAATATTATTTTGGCTACAGGACAAAGTCAATTTGAGACATTAGAGACTTTGATAAAGGATAAAGATATAGATTGGTCTAAGGTCCGCATGTTTCACTTGGATGAATATATCGGTATGCCTATTACGCATAAGGCGAGCTTTAGAAAATATTTGAATGAGCGTTTTGTAGATCAGGTCGGCACATTGAAAGAGGTGGTGCTGATCAATGGCGAGGGAAATGCGCAGGAAGAATGTAAGCGTTTAGGGGATATCATCAGAAATTACCCGATTGATGTTGCATTTGTGGGCATTGGAGAGAATGGACACTTGGCATTTAATGATCCACCGGCAGATTTTGATGTAGAAGACCCTTATCTCGTAGTCGATTTGGACGCGCTATGCAGACAGCAGCAGATGGGCGAGGGTTGGTTCAACAGCATCGACGAGGTGCCATTGCAGGCGATATCGATGTCTATTAAGCAAATCATGAAGTCGAAGAAGATCATATGTGCGGTACCCGATGAACGAAAGGCGCTTGCCGTAAAGAACTGTTTAACGAACGAGGTTTCTAATCTGTATCCGGCAAGTATTTTACAAAATCATCCTGCCTGCTATTGTTATTTAGACGAAGGATCAGCTTCTTTGCTATAA
- a CDS encoding Gfo/Idh/MocA family protein → MSTDRRSFLKLSGLAGLGILSNKVSASPLEEQSNYHQILRESQQSYKPIFNMSGYAAPALSTVRTGFVGVGNRGSAAVYRLSMIEGVSIKGICDIRDEKAQAAKKRIVTTGHEAKIYSGKAESWKEMCRRDDIDFVYIATNWALHAEMAIYAMEQGKHVAVEIPAAVTIEECWQLVMTSERTKKHCVILENCCYDFFEMLTLNLARQGFFGDIVHCEGAYIHDILESLFKDEARYDKWRLMENAKRNGNLYPTHGLGPIAQVLKINRGNKMEFMTSMASKDFSLRPKTEELAKTNKEFEKYLKYPFRGNMNTSTIKNHDGSTIMLQHDVSTPRPYSRIHLISGTKAFAQKYPLPAKLAIGHEKFLDEDEFKKIEAENTPKIISQIGEMAKEVGGHGGMDFIMDWRLIDCLRNGLPVDMDVYDAASWSSIGPLSEWSVANGSKPIAIPDFTMGRWKANKVHNIHLETGGNTKVLKSNK, encoded by the coding sequence ATGTCAACAGATAGAAGATCATTTCTTAAGTTATCTGGACTTGCCGGTCTAGGTATTCTTTCCAACAAAGTATCTGCGAGTCCCTTGGAGGAGCAGAGCAACTATCATCAAATTCTTAGAGAATCGCAGCAGAGCTATAAACCTATATTCAACATGTCGGGCTATGCCGCACCCGCTTTATCCACGGTACGCACTGGGTTTGTTGGCGTAGGAAATCGTGGTTCGGCAGCGGTCTACCGTTTGAGTATGATTGAAGGAGTATCGATTAAAGGTATTTGCGATATCCGCGATGAAAAAGCGCAGGCGGCAAAAAAGCGCATTGTGACAACCGGCCATGAAGCGAAAATATATAGTGGTAAAGCGGAATCCTGGAAGGAGATGTGCCGTCGCGACGATATTGATTTTGTTTATATCGCTACCAACTGGGCCTTGCATGCGGAGATGGCAATTTATGCAATGGAACAGGGCAAACACGTTGCTGTTGAGATTCCTGCAGCGGTGACGATCGAGGAATGCTGGCAATTGGTGATGACATCAGAGCGCACCAAGAAGCATTGTGTCATCCTAGAAAACTGTTGCTATGATTTCTTCGAGATGCTAACGCTGAATTTGGCAAGGCAAGGCTTTTTCGGTGATATTGTTCATTGCGAAGGAGCCTATATTCACGATATTCTCGAGAGTCTTTTTAAAGACGAGGCGCGCTATGATAAATGGCGCTTGATGGAAAATGCAAAGCGAAACGGGAATCTATATCCTACCCATGGTTTAGGCCCGATTGCTCAGGTTCTGAAGATCAACCGTGGGAACAAGATGGAGTTTATGACTTCGATGGCTTCGAAGGATTTCTCGCTGCGCCCGAAGACGGAAGAGTTGGCTAAGACGAATAAGGAGTTTGAGAAATATCTTAAATATCCGTTTCGTGGCAATATGAATACCTCGACCATTAAGAACCATGACGGCAGTACCATTATGCTACAACATGATGTCAGTACGCCTAGACCTTATTCTCGCATACATTTGATTTCCGGAACGAAGGCATTTGCGCAGAAATATCCACTTCCAGCAAAATTGGCTATTGGGCATGAGAAATTCCTCGACGAGGATGAGTTCAAAAAGATTGAAGCGGAGAACACGCCAAAGATTATCAGTCAGATTGGAGAGATGGCGAAAGAAGTAGGGGGCCATGGAGGTATGGACTTTATCATGGACTGGCGCCTGATCGACTGCCTGCGTAATGGCTTGCCTGTCGATATGGATGTGTATGATGCCGCGTCCTGGTCGTCAATTGGACCGTTGAGTGAATGGTCGGTTGCGAACGGATCAAAACCTATTGCTATTCCGGACTTTACGATGGGACGATGGAAAGCTAATAAAGTCCACAATATCCATTTGGAAACTGGTGGCAATACCAAAGTATTAAAATCGAATAAATAA
- a CDS encoding Gfo/Idh/MocA family protein, producing the protein MKDNHISRRKFIENSSIAISSLAVLPGNLAVFGLSGSAKKLRVGVIGVGSRGRGLLSLLRDIQNVEVAAICDLREDNTLAAKKMIPPSVKVYKDYKELVTDKKVDAVIIATPLYLHYPMAVNALQNKKHVYLEKAISYDIPQAIDLVKQVERSGMVFQVGHQYRYYGLYKRIKEIIDKGWLGKVLHYECQYHRNSNWRFPVPAGMDERFVNWRMYKASSGGLMTELCGHPIDVVNWMVGAAPLRVTGIGGVDYWKDGRENYDNVRVVYEYPNGIKSSVSSILSNAYKGYGIRILGDKGSIIVTQDQARLFSENVKKEIGTVDGVTGATKAVHYGEGELIDFSDLDPLKKDPTYYALVDFLECIRTGKKPAADVYTGRDVAIASHMANIAMETHQEQVWKPEYSA; encoded by the coding sequence ATGAAAGACAATCATATTTCCAGAAGGAAGTTTATTGAAAATAGCAGCATAGCCATCTCAAGCTTAGCCGTGTTGCCGGGTAATCTCGCTGTATTCGGTTTGTCGGGATCGGCCAAGAAGTTACGAGTGGGAGTGATCGGCGTGGGGAGTCGTGGGCGAGGCTTGCTAAGTTTACTCAGAGATATTCAGAACGTGGAGGTCGCAGCAATCTGTGACCTGCGCGAAGACAATACCCTAGCGGCAAAGAAAATGATACCTCCCTCGGTAAAGGTCTATAAGGACTATAAAGAGCTGGTAACAGATAAAAAAGTCGATGCGGTTATTATTGCCACCCCTTTATACCTGCATTATCCAATGGCCGTGAATGCTTTGCAAAATAAAAAGCATGTTTACCTGGAGAAGGCAATCTCTTATGATATACCGCAGGCAATCGACTTGGTGAAGCAAGTTGAACGATCGGGGATGGTCTTTCAGGTGGGGCATCAATACCGTTATTACGGCTTATACAAACGCATCAAAGAGATTATCGACAAAGGATGGCTGGGAAAGGTGCTGCATTACGAATGTCAGTATCATCGCAATTCAAACTGGCGTTTTCCAGTTCCTGCGGGCATGGACGAGCGCTTCGTCAATTGGCGAATGTACAAGGCCTCTAGCGGCGGACTGATGACCGAATTATGTGGACATCCGATTGACGTTGTAAACTGGATGGTTGGTGCGGCACCACTGCGTGTAACTGGTATTGGTGGAGTGGATTACTGGAAAGATGGGCGCGAGAACTATGACAATGTGCGTGTGGTTTATGAATATCCAAATGGCATAAAGTCTAGTGTTTCGTCCATTTTGTCCAATGCGTATAAGGGCTACGGCATCCGTATTCTCGGCGATAAGGGATCTATCATTGTCACGCAAGACCAGGCACGCCTATTCTCGGAAAACGTAAAGAAAGAAATCGGGACAGTAGACGGCGTAACAGGTGCCACGAAGGCTGTGCACTATGGCGAGGGCGAACTTATAGACTTCTCGGATTTAGATCCATTGAAAAAGGACCCGACCTATTATGCGTTAGTTGATTTTCTCGAGTGTATCCGTACGGGAAAGAAACCTGCTGCGGATGTATATACGGGCCGAGATGTCGCTATTGCAAGCCATATGGCCAATATTGCGATGGAAACGCATCAAGAGCAAGTGTGGAAGCCGGAATATAGTGCTTAG
- a CDS encoding DUF1080 domain-containing protein gives MKIISAILLGLHLAASPINEALKIERAFEATQSKGQWETLFDGKDASKHWTSAKGGGFPTQGWKVEDGVLKLVPGEKGGDIISKKVYSDFILEIEFKLDKNTNSGVKYLVSPLQTKAGKVELNGPEYQMIDDFNHESVKGGISPKTETGSAYLLYAPDKNKVLKPHGQWNKARIVVKGNLVEHWLNGKKILSYERGTDEFRALVAGTKFEMYSSRYGEAVAGHIMLTDHQDASSFRNIRIKRI, from the coding sequence ATGAAAATAATCAGTGCAATTTTATTAGGTCTGCATCTAGCCGCTTCGCCAATCAATGAAGCTTTGAAAATAGAACGTGCTTTTGAAGCAACGCAATCCAAAGGACAGTGGGAAACACTATTCGATGGGAAAGATGCTTCAAAACATTGGACCAGCGCAAAAGGGGGAGGCTTTCCGACACAAGGTTGGAAAGTGGAGGATGGGGTTTTAAAGCTCGTGCCTGGTGAAAAAGGAGGCGACATTATCAGCAAAAAAGTGTACAGCGATTTCATTCTAGAAATTGAGTTCAAACTGGATAAGAATACCAATTCCGGAGTGAAATACCTGGTTAGTCCGCTGCAAACCAAAGCTGGAAAGGTCGAGCTAAACGGCCCGGAATATCAGATGATCGATGATTTTAACCATGAGTCGGTAAAAGGCGGGATCAGCCCGAAAACAGAAACAGGATCTGCCTATTTGCTGTATGCCCCTGATAAGAATAAAGTACTTAAGCCGCACGGACAGTGGAATAAAGCGCGTATCGTGGTCAAAGGAAATTTGGTAGAACATTGGCTGAATGGGAAAAAGATCTTAAGCTATGAACGCGGGACGGATGAGTTTCGTGCCTTAGTGGCAGGAACGAAGTTCGAAATGTATAGCTCGCGCTATGGAGAGGCTGTTGCTGGACATATCATGTTGACGGATCATCAGGATGCTTCTAGTTTTAGGAATATTCGGATTAAAAGAATTTAA